In one window of Tursiops truncatus isolate mTurTru1 chromosome 5, mTurTru1.mat.Y, whole genome shotgun sequence DNA:
- the UTP3 gene encoding something about silencing protein 10 has product MVGRSRRRGAAKWAAVRAKAGRDPADENDDNLESPPSPADSSYYQDKVDDFHEARSRAALAKGWSEVESGAEEEDGDEEEVLALDIADEDDEDEESAGNEEDDDDDGGSSMQSEAEASVDPSLSWGQRKKLYYDTDYGSKSRGRQSQQEVEEEEREEEEEAQLIQRRLAQALQEDDFGVTWVEAFAKPVPRVNEVETRVVKDLAKVSVREKLKMLRKESPELLELIDDLKVKLTEVKDELEPLLQLVEQKIIPPGKGSQYLRTKYNLYLNYCSNISFYLILKARRVPAHGHPVIERLVTYRNLINKLSFVDQKLSSEIRHLLTLKDDAGKAELNLKAKSTKAKPKSVSAVAASAVTDLSDDSDFDEAALKYYKEIEDGQKLKRKKEDSTEEQALEVQNAKRAITYQIAKNRGLTPRRKKIDRNPRVKHREKFRRAKIRRRGQVREVRREEQRYSGELSGIRAGVKKSIKLK; this is encoded by the coding sequence ATGGTGGGGCGATCCCGGCGGCGCGGAGCGGCCAAGTGGGCAGCTGTGCGAGCTAAGGCAGGTCGCGACCCAGCGGACGAAAATGATGACAATTTGGAATCTCCTCCCTCACCAGCGGACTCCAGCTACTACCAAGATAAGGTAGATGATTTCCATGAGGCCCGATCTCGGGCTGCCTTGGCTAAGGGGTGGAGCGAAGTGGAGAGTGGGGCCGAGGAGGAGGATGGCGATGAGGAGGAGGTTCTTGCCCTAGATATCGCCGATGAGGACGATGAAGATGAAGAGAGTGCGGGGAATGAGGaggatgacgatgatgatggtgGGAGCTCCATGCAGAGTGAGGCTGAGGCCTCGGTGGATCCCAGTTTGTCGTGGGGTCAGAGGAAAAAACTTTACTACGACACGGACTATGGTTCCAAGTCCCGAGGCCGGCAGAGTCAACAAGAagtagaggaagaggaaagagaggaggaagaggaggcacaGCTCATTCAGCGGCGTTTAGCCCAAGCTCTGCAAGAGGACGATTTTGGAGTTACCTGGGTGGAGGCCTTTGCAAAACCAGTACCTCGGGTAAATGAGGTTGAGACACGGGTCGTGAAGGATTTGGCGAAAGTTTCAGTGAGAGAGAAGCTGAAGATGCTGCGAAAGGAATCGCCAGAGCTCTTGGAGCTGATAGATGACCTGAAAGTTAAGTTGACAGAGGTGAAGGATGAGCTGGAGCCATTGCTACAGTTGGTGGAGCAAAAGATCATTCCACCTGGAAAAGGAAGCCAATACCTGAGGACCAAATACAACCTCTATTTGAACTACTGCTCCAACATCAGTTTTTATCTGATCCTGAAAGCTAGGAGAGTCCCTGCACATGGACATCCTGTCATAGAAAGGCTTGTTACCTACCGAAATTTGATCAACAAGCTGTCATTTGTGGATCAGAAGCTGTCCTCTGAGATTCGTCATCTGCTCACACTTAAAGATGATGCTGGAAAGGCAGAACTGAATCTAAAAGCAAAATCCACAAAGGCCAAGCCAAAATCTGTTTCTGCTGTTGCTGCCTCTGCTGTTACAGACCTTTCTGATGATTCTGATTTTGATGAAGCTGCACTGAAATActataaagaaatagaagacggacaaaaattgaagagaaagaaagaagatagtaCTGAAGAACAGGCTCTTGAAGTTCAAAATGCAAAGAGAGCCATTACTTATCAGATTGCTAAAAATAGGGGGCTTACACCTAGGAGAAAGAAGATTGATCGGAATCCCAGAGTGAAACACCGGGAGAAGTTCAGAAGAGCCAAAATTCGCAGAAGAGGCCAGGTTCGTGAAGTTCGTAGAGAAGAGCAACGTTATAGTGGTGAACTATCTGGCATTCGTGCAGGGGTTAAAAAGAGCATTAAGCTTAAATAA